A single region of the Rathayibacter rathayi genome encodes:
- a CDS encoding 3-isopropylmalate dehydrogenase, whose product MPRTLKLAVIPGDGIGPEVTAEAVKVLAAVTADSDLVLETTTFSGGAARYLETGVVLTDDDLAAIAQHDAILLGAVGGTPGDPRLKDASIERGLLLRLRFELDHYVNLRPTRLYSGVLSPLAAPGEVDFVVVREGTEGPYVGTGGVIRPGTPQEVANEVSVNTAYGVERVVRYAFEVARRRRSRLTFVHKTNVLVFAGSLWRRIVNEVGAAFEDVAVDYLHVDAATIFLVTDPARFDVIVTDNLFGDILTDLAGAISGGIGLAASGNINPDGAFPSMFEPVHGSAPDIAGRQVADPTAAILSAAMLLDHLGRSDEAARVSAAVTADIESRDGTPRSTAAIGDSVVARLR is encoded by the coding sequence ATGCCCCGCACCCTGAAGCTCGCCGTCATCCCCGGAGACGGAATCGGGCCCGAGGTGACCGCCGAGGCCGTCAAGGTCCTCGCCGCCGTCACTGCCGACTCCGACCTGGTGCTCGAGACGACGACGTTCTCGGGCGGCGCCGCCCGCTACCTCGAGACCGGCGTCGTCCTCACCGACGATGACCTCGCCGCGATCGCGCAGCACGATGCGATCCTCCTGGGCGCCGTCGGCGGGACACCGGGCGACCCGCGCCTGAAGGACGCGAGCATCGAGCGCGGGCTGCTGCTGCGCCTGCGCTTCGAGCTCGACCACTACGTCAACCTGCGGCCCACCCGCCTCTACTCGGGTGTGCTGTCGCCGCTCGCGGCCCCCGGCGAGGTCGACTTCGTGGTCGTGCGCGAGGGCACGGAGGGGCCCTACGTCGGCACCGGCGGAGTGATCCGGCCGGGCACCCCGCAGGAGGTCGCGAACGAGGTCTCGGTCAACACGGCCTACGGGGTCGAGCGGGTCGTGCGCTACGCCTTCGAGGTCGCCCGCAGGCGGCGCTCCCGGCTCACGTTCGTGCACAAGACGAACGTGCTCGTCTTCGCCGGCTCACTCTGGAGGCGGATCGTCAACGAGGTGGGGGCCGCTTTCGAGGACGTGGCCGTCGACTACCTCCACGTAGACGCCGCAACGATCTTCCTGGTGACCGATCCTGCTAGGTTCGACGTCATCGTCACCGACAACCTCTTCGGCGACATCCTGACCGATCTGGCCGGCGCGATCAGCGGCGGCATCGGACTCGCGGCGTCGGGCAACATCAACCCCGACGGCGCGTTCCCCAGCATGTTCGAGCCGGTCCACGGATCCGCGCCCGACATCGCCGGACGCCAGGTCGCCGACCCGACCGCTGCGATCCTCTCGGCGGCGATGCTGCTCGACCACCTCGGCCGTAGTGACGAGGCCGCCCGCGTGAGCGCGGCCGTGACCGCCGACATCGAGTCGCGCGACGGCACTCCGCGCTCCACTGCCGCGATCGGCGACTCCGTCGTCGCCCGCCTCCGCTGA
- a CDS encoding branched-chain amino acid aminotransferase: protein MSTDSAAADLAFEVTPAPAPRSEQERARILADPGFGVHFTDHLVGLRWTRADGWHSARVEPYGPLALDPAAAVLHYAQEIFEGMKAYRHEDGSIWTFRPEANARRLQRSARRLALPELPTELFIESLRQLIAVDGDWVPSEPETSLYLRPFMFAQEAFLGVRAAEDVGYCLIASPAGAYFSGGVAPVSIWLSTSYARAGKGGTGAAKTGGNYASSLLPQQEAYSHGCAQVLFLDSQESQWIEELGGMNVVLVKKDGTLVTPDSDSILEGITRDSVLQLAEDRGHRVERRRVSIDEWRDGVASGDVVEVFACGTAAVITPIAELTGEGFTVGQKDAPAGELTMSLREELTGIQYGRREDTHGWMTRLDA from the coding sequence ATGAGCACCGACTCCGCCGCCGCCGACCTCGCCTTCGAGGTGACCCCCGCCCCCGCTCCCCGCTCCGAGCAGGAGCGCGCCCGCATCCTGGCCGACCCCGGTTTCGGCGTGCACTTCACCGACCACCTGGTCGGACTCCGCTGGACCCGCGCCGACGGCTGGCACAGCGCCCGGGTCGAGCCCTACGGCCCGCTCGCGCTCGACCCCGCCGCCGCTGTCCTGCACTACGCGCAGGAGATCTTCGAGGGGATGAAGGCCTACCGCCATGAGGACGGCTCGATCTGGACGTTCCGCCCCGAGGCCAACGCCCGCCGCCTCCAGCGCTCGGCCCGTCGGCTCGCGCTGCCCGAGCTTCCGACGGAGCTCTTCATCGAATCGCTGCGGCAGCTGATCGCGGTGGACGGCGACTGGGTGCCCTCAGAGCCCGAGACCAGCCTGTACCTGCGCCCGTTCATGTTCGCGCAGGAGGCGTTCCTCGGTGTCCGCGCGGCCGAGGACGTCGGCTACTGCCTCATCGCCAGCCCCGCCGGCGCCTACTTCTCGGGAGGCGTCGCGCCCGTGTCGATCTGGCTCTCCACCTCCTACGCCCGCGCGGGCAAGGGCGGCACCGGAGCGGCGAAGACCGGCGGCAACTACGCTTCCTCGCTCCTGCCGCAGCAGGAGGCATACAGCCACGGCTGCGCGCAGGTGCTCTTCCTCGACTCTCAGGAGTCGCAGTGGATCGAGGAACTCGGCGGGATGAACGTGGTGCTGGTGAAGAAGGACGGCACGCTGGTCACCCCGGACTCGGACTCGATCCTCGAAGGGATCACCCGCGACAGCGTGCTGCAGCTCGCCGAGGACCGCGGGCACCGCGTCGAGCGGCGCCGGGTGAGCATCGACGAGTGGCGGGACGGAGTCGCCTCGGGCGATGTCGTCGAGGTGTTCGCCTGCGGGACCGCGGCCGTGATCACTCCGATCGCCGAACTCACGGGCGAGGGCTTCACGGTCGGCCAGAAGGACGCGCCGGCGGGCGAGCTGACGATGTCGCTCCGGGAGGAGCTGACCGGCATCCAGTACGGACGCCGCGAGGACACACACGGATGGATGACGAGGCTGGACGCATGA
- a CDS encoding fumarylacetoacetate hydrolase family protein, giving the protein MKIARFATHRDGDNGGAIHFGILDEDDLVVLAGDPMFAGFDTTGERIPIADAKLLAPVIPRSKVVGIGKNYADHAAEMGGNAPAEPLVFLKPNTSVIGPDEAIVLPEDSQQVEFEGELAIVIGAVARNVRAEDYEDVVFGYTIANDVTARDLQRADGQWTRAKGYDTFCPLGPVIETEFVWNESAIETRVNGRVQQSGSTGDMIHGVPELVAYVSRIFTLLPGDVILTGTPAGVGPIANGDTVAVDVEGIGTLFNPVVVRR; this is encoded by the coding sequence ATGAAGATCGCACGATTCGCCACGCATCGCGACGGGGACAACGGGGGAGCGATCCACTTCGGGATCCTCGACGAGGATGATCTGGTCGTGCTCGCGGGGGATCCGATGTTCGCCGGATTCGACACCACGGGTGAGCGGATTCCGATCGCGGACGCGAAATTGCTCGCGCCGGTGATCCCGCGCTCCAAGGTCGTCGGCATCGGCAAGAACTACGCCGACCACGCGGCCGAGATGGGCGGCAATGCTCCCGCCGAGCCGCTGGTGTTCCTCAAGCCGAACACCTCGGTGATCGGCCCGGACGAGGCCATCGTGCTGCCCGAGGACAGCCAGCAGGTGGAGTTCGAGGGCGAGCTGGCGATCGTGATCGGCGCCGTCGCCCGCAACGTCCGCGCGGAGGACTACGAGGACGTCGTCTTCGGCTACACGATCGCCAACGACGTCACGGCCCGCGATCTCCAGCGCGCGGACGGCCAGTGGACCCGCGCGAAGGGCTACGACACCTTTTGTCCGCTGGGACCGGTGATCGAGACCGAGTTTGTCTGGAACGAGAGCGCGATCGAGACGCGGGTCAACGGCCGCGTGCAGCAGTCGGGCAGCACCGGCGACATGATCCACGGGGTGCCCGAGCTTGTGGCGTACGTCTCGCGCATCTTCACGCTGCTCCCGGGCGACGTGATCCTCACCGGGACGCCGGCGGGGGTCGGTCCGATTGCCAACGGGGATACCGTGGCGGTCGACGTCGAGGGGATCGGCACGCTGTTCAACCCGGTGGTCGTGCGGCGCTGA
- a CDS encoding RecQ family ATP-dependent DNA helicase, producing the protein MNSSRIDSVSRIAREDFGWSSLLPGQREAIESAASGQDTLLVLATGGGKSAVYQIAGAERGGVVLVVSPLVALQADQLAAIEAAPAAPPAVAINSAQGAAAVARAWKRIDEGGPLYVLLAPEQLAKPENVARLAAAGVSLLVVDEAHCLSSWGHDFRPDYLRLADVRGQLGDPPVLAMTATASGPVREEIIERLRMTDPEVQVHGVDRPEIRLVVHRHESENEKRAAVVEEARSWMAPGLVYVATRKETETYAADIAAEGRRVAAYHAGLKVSERKVVHEQWRAGELDVVVATSAFGMGIDRADVRFVLHATTTESLDAYYQEIGRAGRDGEPATGALHYRAEDLGLRRFFAKRSVDKAALRVVWAAVSEQPGLDSAALAKELGKPARTIVRIVNDLADAGLVETGSGLRATKEVSGDEAVDAVTAALASRERIAESRLAMMRAYAETTQCRRRVLLDYFGVESPEWCGNCDGCERHEADVETVESPVDAPLSVDEAVEHREWGAGTVMSVEADRATIFFESEGYKVLSFQALESGVLREHAPA; encoded by the coding sequence ATGAACTCCTCCCGCATCGACTCCGTCAGCCGCATCGCCCGGGAGGACTTCGGCTGGTCGTCGCTGCTCCCCGGTCAGCGCGAGGCGATCGAGTCGGCGGCCTCTGGCCAGGACACCCTGCTGGTGCTCGCGACGGGCGGCGGCAAGTCCGCGGTGTACCAGATTGCCGGAGCCGAGCGCGGCGGGGTGGTCCTCGTCGTCTCGCCGCTCGTGGCGCTCCAGGCCGACCAGCTCGCCGCGATCGAGGCGGCGCCCGCTGCTCCGCCCGCTGTCGCGATCAACTCCGCCCAGGGCGCCGCGGCCGTGGCCCGCGCCTGGAAGCGGATCGACGAGGGCGGGCCGCTCTACGTCCTCCTCGCTCCGGAGCAGCTGGCCAAGCCCGAGAACGTTGCCCGTCTGGCGGCCGCGGGAGTCTCGCTCCTGGTGGTGGACGAGGCGCACTGCCTCTCCTCCTGGGGCCACGATTTCCGGCCCGACTACCTCCGCCTGGCCGACGTGCGCGGCCAGCTCGGCGACCCGCCGGTGCTGGCGATGACCGCCACGGCCTCCGGGCCGGTGCGCGAGGAAATTATCGAGCGGCTGCGGATGACCGACCCCGAGGTGCAGGTGCACGGCGTCGACCGTCCCGAGATCCGCCTGGTCGTGCACCGCCACGAGAGTGAGAACGAGAAGCGCGCGGCCGTGGTGGAGGAGGCGCGCAGCTGGATGGCTCCGGGCCTGGTCTACGTGGCCACGCGCAAGGAGACCGAGACGTACGCAGCGGATATCGCAGCGGAGGGGCGCCGGGTTGCGGCATACCACGCGGGGCTCAAGGTGTCGGAGCGCAAGGTCGTGCACGAGCAGTGGCGGGCCGGCGAGCTGGACGTGGTCGTCGCAACCTCGGCCTTCGGGATGGGCATCGACCGCGCCGACGTGCGCTTCGTTCTGCACGCGACGACGACCGAGTCACTCGACGCCTACTACCAGGAGATCGGCCGGGCCGGCCGCGATGGCGAACCTGCGACCGGCGCACTGCACTACCGCGCCGAGGACCTGGGGCTGCGACGCTTCTTCGCCAAGCGCTCCGTCGACAAGGCCGCGCTGCGGGTGGTCTGGGCGGCCGTCTCGGAGCAGCCGGGGCTCGACTCCGCGGCGCTCGCGAAGGAGCTGGGCAAGCCGGCGCGCACGATCGTGCGGATCGTGAACGATCTCGCGGACGCGGGACTGGTGGAGACCGGATCCGGGCTGCGGGCGACGAAGGAGGTGTCCGGCGACGAGGCCGTGGACGCGGTGACAGCCGCTCTGGCCTCGCGCGAGCGGATCGCGGAGTCGCGACTGGCGATGATGCGGGCCTACGCCGAGACGACTCAGTGTCGACGCCGGGTGCTGCTGGACTACTTCGGCGTGGAGTCGCCGGAGTGGTGCGGCAACTGCGACGGCTGCGAGCGGCACGAGGCCGACGTCGAGACCGTCGAGTCGCCCGTGGATGCTCCGCTCAGCGTCGACGAGGCCGTCGAGCACCGCGAGTGGGGCGCCGGCACCGTGATGAGCGTCGAGGCCGACCGCGCGACGATCTTCTTCGAGTCCGAGGGTTATAAAGTGCTCTCCTTCCAGGCCCTCGAGTCCGGAGTCCTCCGCGAGCACGCCCCTGCCTAA
- a CDS encoding DUF2795 domain-containing protein has product MDAPNPIQIQKYLSGIDYPASRDTIVETAEREGADGDILEALRAIPDVTYDKPTDVSSAVSKL; this is encoded by the coding sequence ATGGACGCTCCCAACCCGATCCAGATCCAGAAGTACCTCTCGGGCATCGACTACCCCGCCTCGAGGGACACGATCGTCGAGACCGCCGAGAGGGAGGGTGCCGACGGAGACATCCTGGAGGCCCTCCGCGCGATCCCCGACGTCACCTACGACAAGCCCACCGACGTGAGCTCGGCCGTCTCGAAGCTCTGA
- a CDS encoding glycosyltransferase family A protein translates to MTSRRWSGRWGVAEAPEQPLIDVLIPTVGRRAELAAALAGLAAQDDPPFRLILSDQSDDAVAESDPTIRAMLRVLEAQGRSPMVHRHLPRRGLAEQRHYLLSLATAPAVLFLDDDVWLEPGTLARLHEALERLGCGFVGSAVQGLSYLEDVRPHETAAFETWEERVEPERVRRGTPEFERWPLHNAANLTHVAARLDVPEGTWRAYRVAWLGACVHYRRDALLAVGGFDFWEQLPPEHSGEDVAAQWRVMERFGGAGLVPSGAVHLETPTTVTDRRVDAFDRLFAEEHS, encoded by the coding sequence GTGACGAGCCGCCGCTGGTCCGGGCGCTGGGGGGTCGCCGAGGCGCCCGAGCAGCCGCTGATCGACGTGCTCATCCCGACGGTCGGGCGCCGCGCCGAGCTCGCCGCCGCGCTCGCGGGACTGGCCGCCCAGGACGATCCGCCCTTCCGTCTGATTCTCAGTGACCAGTCCGACGACGCGGTCGCCGAGAGCGACCCGACGATCCGGGCGATGCTGCGCGTGCTGGAGGCGCAGGGCCGGTCCCCGATGGTGCACCGACACCTGCCCCGCCGGGGCCTCGCCGAGCAACGCCACTACCTGCTCTCCCTGGCCACCGCTCCCGCCGTCCTCTTCCTCGACGACGACGTCTGGCTCGAGCCCGGCACGCTCGCGCGGCTGCACGAGGCGCTGGAGCGGCTCGGCTGCGGCTTCGTCGGCTCGGCGGTGCAGGGCCTGTCCTATCTTGAGGACGTGCGCCCGCACGAGACGGCGGCGTTCGAGACCTGGGAGGAGCGCGTCGAGCCGGAGCGGGTGCGGCGCGGCACTCCCGAGTTCGAGCGGTGGCCGCTGCACAACGCCGCGAACCTCACGCACGTCGCTGCCCGCCTCGACGTCCCGGAGGGCACCTGGCGCGCCTACCGAGTCGCCTGGCTGGGCGCCTGCGTCCACTACCGCCGCGACGCCCTACTGGCTGTCGGCGGCTTCGACTTCTGGGAGCAGCTGCCCCCGGAGCACAGCGGCGAGGACGTCGCCGCGCAGTGGCGCGTCATGGAGCGCTTCGGCGGCGCGGGTCTCGTGCCCAGCGGTGCCGTGCACCTCGAGACGCCCACGACGGTCACCGATCGGCGCGTCGACGCCTTCGACCGGCTCTTCGCCGAAGAGCACTCGTAA
- the rfaE2 gene encoding D-glycero-beta-D-manno-heptose 1-phosphate adenylyltransferase: protein MSLEGSALQRASALLAHVRERPPVVAVIGDLILDSWWLGEAERVTREAPAPVLRLEDVVDVAGGAANTAANLRALGAVVRTVGVAGRDAEGDRLVRALERAGLDTSAVVRIDAATTIKTRVVGGDSVMLRVDSGPHRPSDHELTLLADAAARAGTGADAVLVCDYGSGILRAALERLLATERPGLLVIDAHELADWAFARPDLVTPNAKEAERLLGASLGRGSERAAAVRDAAEELRARSGARHVVVTLDRDGSTALDQDGTISRTFAQPAEEKQASGAGDTFAATATLALAAGRSLATAVDLAQAAADVVVQRPGTSVCSGDDLLASLAAPGAVVLGEDALVEVLAEQSRRGRRVVFTNGCFDVLHRGHTAYLRQARELGDVLVVAVNDDDSVRRLKGEGRPINPEGDRAGVIAELGCVDFVTLFGGDTPIPLLERVRPDVYVKGGDYNPDMLAEAAVVRSYGGTVTTVGYVSEHSTTEMVQRIRSAAP, encoded by the coding sequence ATGAGCCTCGAGGGCTCGGCGCTACAGCGAGCGAGCGCGCTCCTCGCGCACGTCCGGGAGCGTCCGCCAGTGGTCGCCGTGATCGGTGACCTGATCCTCGACTCCTGGTGGCTCGGCGAAGCTGAGCGGGTCACCCGGGAAGCGCCCGCACCGGTCCTGCGGCTGGAGGACGTCGTCGATGTCGCGGGTGGGGCGGCCAACACTGCCGCGAATTTGCGCGCGCTGGGGGCGGTGGTCCGCACGGTCGGGGTGGCCGGCCGGGACGCCGAGGGCGATCGCCTCGTGCGCGCCCTCGAGCGGGCTGGCCTGGACACCTCCGCGGTCGTCCGAATCGACGCCGCAACCACGATCAAGACCCGCGTCGTCGGCGGAGACAGCGTGATGCTGCGCGTCGACTCCGGCCCGCACCGTCCCTCCGACCACGAGCTCACCCTGCTGGCCGACGCCGCCGCCCGGGCAGGCACGGGCGCCGACGCCGTGCTGGTCTGCGATTACGGCTCCGGGATCCTTCGCGCGGCGCTCGAGCGCCTGCTCGCCACCGAGCGGCCCGGCCTGCTCGTGATCGACGCGCACGAACTCGCCGACTGGGCCTTCGCCCGACCAGACCTCGTCACTCCGAACGCCAAGGAGGCGGAGCGGCTACTCGGCGCCTCCCTCGGCCGCGGCTCCGAGCGAGCCGCCGCCGTCCGCGATGCCGCCGAGGAGCTACGCGCGCGCTCGGGCGCCCGGCACGTCGTGGTCACCCTCGACCGCGACGGCTCCACCGCCCTCGATCAGGACGGCACAATCAGTCGCACCTTCGCGCAGCCCGCGGAGGAGAAGCAGGCGTCCGGAGCCGGCGACACCTTCGCCGCCACCGCCACGCTCGCCCTGGCCGCCGGCCGCTCCCTCGCCACCGCCGTCGACCTCGCGCAGGCCGCCGCCGACGTGGTGGTGCAACGCCCGGGCACCTCCGTCTGCTCCGGCGACGACCTGCTCGCCTCGCTCGCCGCCCCGGGTGCCGTCGTGCTGGGCGAGGACGCGCTCGTCGAGGTCCTCGCGGAGCAGTCGCGCCGCGGCCGCCGCGTGGTGTTCACCAACGGCTGCTTCGACGTCCTGCACCGAGGCCATACCGCCTATCTCCGTCAGGCGCGCGAGCTGGGCGATGTGCTCGTGGTCGCCGTGAACGACGACGACTCCGTCCGCCGGCTGAAGGGCGAGGGCCGACCGATCAACCCGGAGGGCGACCGCGCCGGAGTGATCGCCGAGCTGGGCTGCGTCGATTTCGTGACCCTCTTCGGCGGCGACACTCCGATTCCGCTGCTCGAACGGGTGCGCCCCGACGTCTACGTCAAGGGCGGCGATTACAACCCGGACATGCTGGCGGAGGCGGCGGTCGTCCGCTCCTACGGCGGCACCGTCACCACGGTCGGCTACGTCTCCGAGCACTCCACGACCGAGATGGTTCAGCGGATCCGATCGGCCGCACCGTGA
- a CDS encoding aldehyde dehydrogenase family protein, with product MTIDITTPATADAVRRARTAFPAWAATAPAERGALLRAAAHRVAEREQELADLNTQETGKPAGDALGGVRAGVDTLLQYAELGPLHRGKSLRGGALNVDLALPHPRGVVLALTPWNDPVAVAAGLLGAAIVSGDVVVHKPSERSPGTGALFTSILAAALPEGVLTLVEGDGAVGDELARTEGVDVLAHVGSTATGRALARVAAVTGAHVILENGGNDALVIDRDVDPVWAAEQAALGAFANAGQICTSVERIYVHRDIAEAFTAALVAEANRWSAGPLPRLVDVRMRDAVHEHVTEALGSGARALTGGIPGDGTFYPATVLAGCTESMLVMTEETFGPVAPIAVVDSFDEGLARAAASPYGLAASILTADIEHAHRAAATLPVGTVKVNGVFGGAPGGSAQPRGASGSGFGYGPELLDEMTTTTVVHFGLPVLPGGAR from the coding sequence GTGACCATCGACATCACGACCCCCGCCACCGCCGACGCCGTCCGCCGTGCGCGGACCGCGTTCCCCGCGTGGGCCGCTACCGCGCCCGCCGAGCGCGGCGCCCTGCTCCGCGCCGCCGCGCACCGCGTGGCCGAGCGCGAGCAGGAGCTCGCCGACCTCAACACCCAGGAGACCGGCAAGCCCGCCGGTGACGCTCTCGGCGGCGTCCGCGCCGGGGTGGACACGCTGCTTCAGTACGCCGAGCTCGGCCCGCTGCACCGCGGGAAGAGCCTGCGCGGAGGGGCGCTGAACGTCGATCTGGCCCTCCCGCATCCGCGTGGCGTGGTCCTCGCCCTCACTCCGTGGAACGACCCGGTCGCCGTCGCTGCGGGTCTCCTCGGCGCCGCGATCGTCTCGGGGGACGTCGTCGTACACAAGCCGAGCGAGCGCAGCCCGGGCACGGGCGCACTGTTCACGTCGATCCTCGCCGCCGCGCTGCCGGAGGGTGTGCTGACCCTGGTCGAGGGCGACGGCGCGGTCGGCGATGAGCTCGCCCGCACCGAGGGCGTCGATGTCCTCGCCCACGTCGGCTCGACTGCGACGGGCCGCGCCCTCGCCCGGGTCGCCGCCGTCACCGGCGCGCATGTGATCCTCGAGAACGGCGGCAATGACGCGCTCGTCATCGACCGCGACGTCGATCCGGTCTGGGCCGCCGAGCAGGCCGCCCTGGGCGCCTTCGCTAACGCCGGCCAGATCTGCACCTCCGTCGAGCGGATCTACGTGCACCGCGACATCGCCGAGGCGTTCACCGCCGCGCTCGTCGCCGAGGCCAACCGCTGGAGCGCCGGTCCCCTCCCGCGCCTCGTCGACGTTCGGATGCGCGACGCCGTCCACGAGCACGTCACCGAAGCCCTCGGCAGCGGCGCCCGCGCCCTCACCGGCGGCATCCCCGGCGACGGCACCTTCTACCCCGCCACCGTCCTCGCCGGCTGCACCGAGTCGATGCTCGTGATGACCGAGGAGACGTTCGGGCCCGTCGCGCCGATCGCCGTCGTGGACTCCTTCGACGAGGGTCTCGCCCGCGCCGCCGCGAGCCCCTACGGCCTGGCCGCGTCGATCCTCACCGCCGACATAGAGCACGCCCATCGCGCCGCTGCGACCCTGCCCGTCGGCACGGTCAAGGTCAACGGCGTCTTCGGAGGCGCGCCGGGCGGCAGCGCCCAGCCCCGCGGCGCTTCGGGATCGGGCTTCGGCTACGGCCCGGAGCTGCTCGACGAGATGACCACCACTACGGTGGTCCACTTCGGCCTCCCCGTCCTGCCGGGAGGTGCCCGATGA
- a CDS encoding glycosyltransferase family 9 protein, whose translation MVAIAPLREPFAGVEKIAVLRGGGLGDLLFALPAVDALAAAYPGAEITLLGTPAHRVLLSGIESPIAAVEILPIAQGVRDGEVEDPQVVEDFTERMRGRRFDLAVQLHGGGRYSNPFLRRLGARHTVGSRTPDAEDLERTIPYIYYQHEMLRALEIVGLAGAAATRLEPALAVDPERRNRLAAALPAGGPLMLIHPGATDIRRRWPAASFAAVATELLADGARVLVVGDDSDVSAADEIVAGAPGAVSWAGAVDLPDLAPLLSLADLVLGNDSGPRHLAAAVGAPTVGIFWVGNAINAAPLGRQRHRVQLSWTTSCPVCGRDATQVGWTAPRCEHEVTFVDDVRVSAVLEDVRAVLASTR comes from the coding sequence GTGGTCGCCATCGCCCCCCTCCGAGAGCCGTTCGCCGGAGTCGAGAAAATCGCCGTCCTGCGCGGTGGCGGTCTCGGCGATCTGCTGTTCGCCCTCCCCGCCGTCGACGCGCTCGCGGCCGCGTACCCGGGCGCCGAGATCACCCTGCTCGGCACGCCCGCGCACCGGGTGTTGCTGTCGGGGATCGAGTCGCCGATCGCCGCGGTCGAGATCCTGCCGATCGCGCAGGGCGTCCGCGACGGGGAGGTAGAAGATCCGCAGGTCGTCGAGGACTTCACCGAGCGGATGCGCGGCCGCCGCTTCGACCTGGCCGTACAGCTGCACGGCGGCGGGCGCTACTCCAACCCGTTCCTGCGGCGCCTCGGCGCGCGGCACACGGTCGGCTCGCGCACGCCCGACGCCGAGGATCTGGAGCGCACGATCCCCTACATCTACTACCAGCACGAGATGCTGCGGGCGCTCGAAATCGTCGGGCTCGCCGGGGCGGCCGCGACCCGGCTCGAGCCGGCGCTCGCCGTGGATCCGGAGCGGCGGAACCGCTTGGCCGCTGCACTGCCCGCGGGCGGTCCGCTGATGCTGATCCACCCGGGCGCGACGGATATCCGCCGGCGCTGGCCGGCCGCCTCCTTCGCCGCCGTGGCGACGGAGTTGCTGGCCGACGGCGCGCGCGTGCTCGTCGTGGGCGACGACTCCGATGTGTCGGCTGCCGACGAGATCGTCGCCGGAGCGCCGGGAGCTGTCTCGTGGGCGGGCGCCGTCGACCTGCCGGACCTCGCTCCGCTGCTCTCGCTCGCCGATCTGGTGCTTGGCAACGACTCCGGACCTCGGCACCTCGCTGCCGCGGTCGGCGCCCCGACGGTCGGAATCTTTTGGGTGGGCAACGCGATCAACGCGGCTCCGCTTGGGCGGCAGCGTCATCGGGTGCAGCTGAGCTGGACCACGAGCTGCCCGGTGTGTGGCCGCGACGCCACGCAGGTCGGCTGGACGGCCCCCCGCTGTGAGCACGAGGTCACCTTCGTCGACGACGTCCGCGTCTCTGCCGTCCTCGAGGACGTCCGCGCCGTCCTCGCCTCCACTCGCTGA
- a CDS encoding SDR family oxidoreductase produces MSTTPTPIGRVLITGGASGLGAAVAAAVTAAGGTPLVLDRDVSTVQEGVAAYQVDVAKTREAEKAVAEIAREHGGLDAVVTAAGIDRCGRLVDVEPEEWERVISVNLLGTAAVVRAALPFLTDTHGRVVTVASSLAIKAVSDATAYCASKFGVLGFTRALAAETKGEIGVTTLIPSGMKTRFFDDRDEQYKPGPDALLNDPENVANAVMFVLGQPRGCEIRELVVTHEQEPSWP; encoded by the coding sequence ATGAGCACCACTCCCACCCCCATCGGCCGCGTCCTGATCACGGGAGGAGCCTCCGGGCTCGGTGCGGCCGTCGCCGCCGCGGTCACCGCCGCTGGCGGCACGCCGCTCGTGCTCGACCGTGACGTCTCGACCGTGCAGGAGGGCGTCGCCGCCTACCAGGTCGACGTCGCGAAGACCCGCGAGGCCGAGAAGGCGGTCGCCGAGATCGCCCGCGAGCACGGCGGGCTGGACGCCGTCGTGACCGCGGCCGGTATCGACCGCTGTGGCCGCCTGGTCGACGTGGAGCCGGAGGAGTGGGAGCGCGTCATCTCGGTGAACCTCCTCGGTACCGCGGCCGTCGTCCGCGCGGCGTTGCCCTTCCTCACCGACACCCACGGGCGCGTCGTGACCGTCGCCTCCTCGCTGGCGATCAAGGCCGTCTCGGACGCGACCGCGTACTGCGCCTCGAAGTTCGGCGTGCTCGGCTTCACCCGTGCGCTCGCCGCCGAGACCAAGGGCGAGATCGGCGTGACCACGCTGATCCCCTCCGGCATGAAGACCCGCTTCTTCGACGACCGTGACGAGCAGTACAAGCCCGGCCCCGACGCGCTGTTGAACGACCCAGAGAACGTCGCGAACGCCGTGATGTTCGTCCTCGGCCAGCCCCGCGGCTGCGAGATCCGCGAACTCGTCGTCACCCACGAGCAGGAGCCGTCCTGGCCCTAA